Genomic window (Candidatus Nitrosocosmicus franklandus):
ACTATGACCGAAAGCACAATGCCGAAGCAGGCGGAGGTCAAGATAAGGTTGAATCCCAGCATTCGAAGGGGAAACTAACTGCGAGGGAGCGTATAAATCTATTACTAGATCCAAATAGTTTTACAGAAATTGATAAATTTGTAACTCATAGAGGCGACGATCCTGAAGTTAAGAAATATTATGGTGATGGTCTAGTTACCGGATATGGCACCATAAACGGAAGAAGAGTCTTCATTTATGTGTATGATTTTACTGTTTTAGGCGGTTCTCTAGGTGAAATGGCTGGCAAAAAGGTTTCCAAGGTAATGTCGCATGCACTTAAGGTAGGATGTCCAATCATTGGTATACTGGATTCTGGTGGTGCAAGAATTCAGGAAGGCGTATCGAGTTTAGATGGTTATGGTGATATCTTTCATAAGAATGCTTTGGCATCGGGTGTCATTCCACAGATAACGGCAAGTATTGGACCTTGTGCAGGGGGTGCAGTATATTCACCATCGATGACTGATTTTGTAATTATGGTTGAAAATATTGGACAAATGTTTGTCACAGGGCCAGAAGTAGTTAAGGAAGTTTTGAGCCAGGAGGTCACTTTTGAAGAATTAGGGGGGGCAAGGACTCATGCAACAAAGTCTGGGGTAGCCCACTTTATAGCTAAAGATGAAGTCGACTGCATGGACAAGATCAAAACGCTCATTTCTTTCTTACCTCAGAACAACAGGGAAGAGCCAATGATTTTAACGGACAATTCCGACGATATCAATAGAGCTGATCCGAATTTAATTAATATTCTTCCGGATAACCCGTATCAGTCTTATGACATGAAAGAGATAATTAAATCCATAGTAGATAACGGGAACTTTTTTGAAGTTCATGAACTATTCGCTGAAAATATAGTTGTGGGTTTTGCAAGAATGGGTGGAAGGTCGGTTGGCATTATAGCGAATCAACCTCTTTTCTTGGCCGGCGCTTTGGATATACACTCCTCTAATAAGGCCGCTCGATTTGTTAGATTCTGCGACTCTTTCAATATTCCTATTGTTACGCTCGTTGATACACCTGGTTATTTGCCGGGAACAGACCAGGAGCATAATGGTATAATTAGACATGGAAGCAAACTTCTATATGCTTACTGCGAGGCAACAGTTCCGAAGATAACTTGTATAATTGGAAAGGCTTATGGTGGAGCTTATATTGCAATGGGCAGCAAGAATCTTGGAACCGATCTTAATATCGCATGGCCGACTGCTGAAATTGCTGTCTTGGGACCCGAGGCTGCAATAACTATTATTCACCGAAAGAGTTTGAAGGACTCACCCGATGCAGCTACTAAAAAGAAAAATTTAGCTAAAGAATATAGGAACAAGTTTGCTAATCCTTATATTGCTGCAGAAAGAGGAACAATTGATCTGGTAATAGATCCTATGGAATCCAGAGGCACAATAATAAATGCCCTTAACGCTTTAGCAAATAAGAGAGAGACTAGGCCATGGAAGAAACACGGTAATATCAATTTATAAAAGGTTGGTTAGATGACCAAACAAATATCAAGCATATTAATCGCCAATAGAGGAGAAATAGCACTTAGAATAATAAGAGCGTGTAAAGAGTTGGATATAAAGTCTGTATCCATCTACTCTGATGAGGATGTAAGGTCTATTCATGTAAAACGTGCTGATGCTGCATACCACATCGGTCCTGCAGCCCCGTCACAGAGCTACTTAAATATGAACAAGATTATTGATGTTGCAATCTCTGCAGGAGTTGATGCAATTCATCCTGGTTATGGATTTCTCTCTGAGAATGAGACTTTTGCAGAATTGTGTGAAAAAAACAATATTATTTTTATAGGTCCAAAAAGTGTGTCTATGGATTTAACTGGGGATAAAATGAAATGCAAGCGCATAATGAATGAAGCAAAAGTACCTACTGTCCCAGGAAGCGACGGAGTAATTGAGGATGTAGAAATAGCAGTTCAGATTGCAAATGATGCAAAATACCCAGTACTGTTAAAATCTGCCTTTGGAGGCGGGGGTAGGGGAATCAGATTAGCCAAAGATGAGAAGGAATTAAGACAGGAATTTGAGATGGCTTCTGCTGAATCGAAGGCGGCATTTGGGAAAGCCGCTCTCTTTGTAGAGAAATTCTTAGAAAAAATAAGGCATATTGAATTCCAATTGATTAGAGATTCTCATGGTAACACTAGACATTTGTTTGAAAGAGAGTGTTCCATTCAGAGGAGACACCAAAAGTTGATAGAAATGTCGCCATCTCCGATCATGACTCCTGAAAAGAGGAATGAAATTGGAGAAATAGCCAAAAGGGCTGCCGATGCCGTAGATTACCTCAATGCAGGAACTGCAGAATTTCTTTGTGATCCGGATGGCAATTTTTATTTTATCGAAATTAATTCAAGACTTCAGGTGGAACATCCAGTAACTGAGCTAGTAACAGGCCTTGACCTTGTAAAGCTTCAAATATCGATAGCGAACGGCGAAGAAATACCTTTTGAGCAGAATGATCTAAAATTAAATGGTTGTGCAATCGAGTGCAGAATTAATGCTGAGGATCCATTTTATGACTTTGCTCCATCTGTGGGTAAAGTTCCATATTGCAATTTACCCTATGGACCCGGTATAAGAGTCGATACATACTTGTATCCTGGTTGTACCGTCTCTGGATTTTATGACTCTTTGACTGCAAAGCTGATATCATGGGGATCCACATTTGATGAATCTAGGCGCAGGATGAGAAATGCACTCAATGAGTTTATTATTGAGGGGATAAATACTACTATTCCTCTTTATAAAACAATAATGAACGACAAATACTTTATTTCTGGAGACCTCTCGACAGACTACTTGGATAGGTACTCAATAATCCAAAAGATGAAAGATGAACAAAAATCCATTAATTCGGATCTTCACAATCGACTATTGCCTGCAGTTGGGTCTGCAATATTACAATCCGAGTATGTAAAGAAAAGCAATCAAGTACAAAATGGCTCGTCATATAATTGGAAATTTGGGGGATTGACCAGTTAAATTGGAAATAAAGGTTGAAGAAATAAACCAGGAATTTAAAGGAAAAATAGTGGGTTTTGACAAAGATGGAAATCTGATCATTGAAATCAATGGTTCAGAACACCTGATCAAAATCATTGAAATGAAATCCGACAGATTTGAATTCATTTTTGATAATACATTTCATGAAACAATGATTAGCGAATCTACAAGCACAGAGTTGAAACTTTTATTGGATAATATCCCTATGGTACTCAAGAAACATATCAAACTGTCTGAAATTATTGAAAAATCCAATAGATTATCTGGTGGCTCAAACTCTCAGAACACGATTTCCAGTCAGATACCGGGAAGGGTAATTTCAGTAGCCACTAATAAAGGGGACACAGTAAAACAAGGGGATAATATTGTCGTTTTGGAATCAATGAAAATGCAAGTTGCCATTAAATCACATAGAGATGGGACAATAAAAGAATTAAAAGTAAAAGAAGGTCAAAGTATATCTAGAAATGATGTCGTAGCTATCTTAGAGTAGACTTTATTCGGTTAGGTTAAAAAATTCCTTTTCCAAACTTGTCGAATTTCTAAAAGTTTCTAAAAGAATAAAAAAGTTACTTCTAAGAGAAGGTGCCTGTAGCCTTCCTAATTTCATTATAATCAGGTTCTATCAATGGGTTGTCTGTTACCCATTTATATATTATTTGAGAATTCTTGTTGTCGACTACAAATATAGATCTCTTGGCTACTTTGAAATCCTTTAGTTTTCCAAGACTCGGCATTACTACATTATACTTTTCAATAACTTGTCTGTCATAATCACTTAATATTGGAAAATTAAGACCGTGGTGTTCAGCAAAAACCTTATTGGCAAATGGACTGTCCACAGATATTCCTAAAACCGTAACGTTCTTGCTTTTAAGGCTATTGAGAGAATCTCTGAAATTGCACATTTCTACAGTACATACCGGTGAACCAGCCGCAGGAAAAAAGGCTAAAATTGTCATTCCATCCTTGTAATCAGATAATTTGTGTATTTCTTGGTTTGTATCTAAAAGCTCGAAATCTGGTGCTTTATCCCCGACCTCAATATTCTTACCATAAGTACTATTGCTCATACAATAGAATATTGATTCAGGATAATAAATTATTCTATTAGGGGACTGATGTTACTATATCGGAACCTTGAGATGATTCTGACCAATTTAAATTTCTGAATTCGTTAATCACATTTTTTAATACATTTATTGCGAAATCCATCTCTGTCTTTGTGTTCTGATATCCTAATGAAAGCCGTATTGATCCTGCAATTTCATCATGCGGCAATCCCAACGACCTCAATACATGGGATTCCTTTTTTTTCTTATTAGAAGAACATGCAGAGCCTGTCGAAACCTCTATTCCGAATTCGTCTAATTTGACAAGCAAATCCTCTCCATTGATCCCCTTAAATGAGAAATTTACATTGTTAACAACTCTGTTTTGTAATGAACCATTAATCTTTGATTCAGGGATTTCATTAATAATTCGATTAATTGTATAATCTTGGAGCTTTTTAATGTTCAAATTTGCCTCTTGTAATCGATTTTTCCATATTTCACATGCCTTTCCGAAGCCTACAATAGAATACACATTTTCTGTTCCAGATCTCATACTCATCTCCTGGCCTCCGCCGTATAGTATAGGTTCTACGCTAATACCTTTCCTAATGTACAAGGCTCCTATACCTTTTGGCCCGTTAATCTTGTGTGATGAAATCGATAACATGTCTAATTTCATTTGTCGTACATCTATGGGAATTTTGCCTAGAGCTTGTACCCCGTCGGAGTGAAAAATAGTCTTGTACTGCCTTTTCTTGATGATATTAATCATAGATTGAACAGGTTGTATTGTACCTATTTCGTTATTTACCAACATTACACTTACCAGACATGTTTCAGGTGACAATAGATTGCCGAAAGAATTCAAATCTATAAATCCATCACTAGTGGTACGAATAAAATTAATATTAAATTTTAGGTCCTTCTCTAGGAAACTAACGGTTTCCAGTATTGATTCATGTTCTATTTCTGATATTAGGATTTTATTGCAATCAGGTCTATGCCTCTTTACCATTTTTGCATATCCTACAAGTGCCAAATTATTGGATTCGGTCCCTCCAGAGGTAAAATAAATTTCATTTGGATTGGCATTTATCAATTTGGCGACCTGTGATCTAGCTTTGGATATTGCCACTGAGGCTTTTCTTCCACTACCATGAAGAGAAGAAGGATTTCCAAAGTGATCTACCATAAAGGGCATCATGGCTTCAATTACTGCTGGGTCTACTGGAGTAGAAGCGGCATTATCTAAGTATACTCTAGAAGTCTCATTCATTTGTGATATCTATCCTAAGTTGATACCTTGGTATCTAATATGAGATCGATTGGCGGATCATCCTTATTGCTTCTGTAGCCTTCGAGATCAAGTGTAACATATTTGAATCCATACTTTTTTATGCTTATAACTAACTGTTGAAGTATTTCAGCATTTACAAATTTTGCAAAGTACTCTTTATCTACTTCTATCCTTGCAAGATCTCCATGATCTCTAACCCTGATATTTCTTAAATTCAGAGCTTTTCTTGTAATATATTCTGTGTTTTCAATTCTACCAAGTTTTATCAAAGTCACCTCCGAACCATGGGGGATTCTTGAGGCAAGACATGAATTAGAAGGCTTGTCGTATATTGATAAATTATTTATCTTTGCCAAGTAACGAATCTCTGTTTTGTTCAATCCTATTTCTATAAGAGGGCTGGTAATTCCTTTTTGCCGTAATGCAATCATGCCTGGTCTATCGTCTTGCAAATCATCTACATGGCTTCCGTCAACAATTAGACCAATTTGCTTTTCTTTGGCAACCTTCAGCAAGTTATCTGCCAGCTCATTTCGGCAATGAAAGCATCTCATTTTATCATTTCTTACAAAATTAGGGTTTTCAAGTTCATCGTATTCTATCATCAGGTGATCAACATCTATTTCCTTTGCAATTTTCTTTGCTATCTGTAATTCTTCATCTGCTAAAGTCTTGTAATTTGCTGTTACTGTTAGAATATTTTCCTTGCCTAAAGCCCGTCTAGATACAAGAGCCAGTAGGGCACTGTCTACACCACCAGACAAGGCTACCATGACTTTGGAATTTTTAGTCTTAAACCAATCTATTAGACGTTCGTATTTTTCAAGGCTTGAAATAGATAAACTCCTAATTGACTTTGTAGCCATCGTTATTACTACCTTTGATTACTCCTTTTTGAAATATTAAATTATTGACAAGATCAAGAGTCTTTTTGTAACCAAGTTCCGACTCTATGGCAATTTTTTTTATATCTTCATATTCTGGCTTGACCTTGATTATATTTCCTTGATCATCCTTTGAAATTTTTACTGCAACCATGAATTCTCTTCCATTGACAATAATAGGAACTGATAAACTATATCTTTCTAGTGTGTATCTCTCGTTGATTACTCTTCTGATACCTAATGTACCTGTTTCCTCAAAAATAATCCTAGCAATATTTTTTTCCTCTTGCTCAGAGCAAATTACCTTAAGAATATTAACAGGTCGATTTTTTTTGGTTAAACCATTGACTATTGAAAAATCCTTAACACCCAATTCTGGTGCAGACAATCTTTCTGCCAAATTTCCAAGAATTTCTCCTGACACATCATCTATGTTGGTTTCTAATACAGTTACAAAGTCTTTAGAGATTAAATCTTCCTTATAGTCAAGTCCGATGCATATTCTTAAAATATTGGGTATTTTTTCAAACCTCTTTTTTCCTGCTCCATAGCCAATCTTTTCAACCGTCATTTCGGGATAAAATTGCATTCTTCTTATTTTTAGACCCGAGAGTATAGCAACGCCTGTTGGTGTACTTATCTCAGAACTTACCGGGCCACCTATAATCGGGATTTTGAGATCCTTTGATATTTCCAAAACAGCATTAGTTGGGTTTGGCATTTTACCATGTGAAAATTCTGTGAAGCCTCCACCTACCGAGACTCTAGTAGCATAAAAAACAGTATCGTTAAACAAATTCAAATCTTCTAATGCTACTGCACTGCCTATTAGGTCAACCGCTGTGTCAATACTGGCAGATTCGTGCAGGTGAAGATCTTTGGGCTGCTTATTATGAATTACGGATTCTACTCTAATTAGGGTGTTTAATGATTCTAGCACAAATCGTTTTCCCCGCTGACTGAGTTCCGCAGTTTCACAACACCTGGTCATAATTCGAAGCATTTCCACCGCCTCCATTTCCGAAAAATTTTCTTCCAGCTCCATAAGAAATGCAGTTGCTCTGAAGCCGTTTGTCTCAGTTTGTACAAACTTTATATCATGTATGGTTGCTCCCGGAAATTGTTTCTCCAAAAGTCTTATTTTCTTGATAATCTTGTCTTTATTTGCACCACAGTCGACTAAGGACGATAGGAACATATCACCTGATATGCCGCAAATCTGGGGATCAATTACTGCAATCTTGGTCAAGTACAATAAGGTTATAAATACTCCTTTTTATTCAATTATAGCAGGATCAAATGGATTTTTTGGCAAACTAAAGTTATCTACGCCAACAGGGATTTGAATTTAAAACTATAAATAAAAAAAATAATTTCATAAGTATGTGACTATATCTATTATTGGCTCTGGCAAAGTCGGAGCATCTATAGCCTTGAATTGTGGCCTGAGAGAATTGGATCCTAAGATTTACCTTGTAGATATTATTGAGGGTCTGCCCCAGGGTGAAGCAATGGACATTAATCATCAGCTTTCTGTTCAAGGTTTGGACAGTTACTTGATTGGGACTAATGATTTTGGTGTTATAAGAAACTCTGATATCATTATTTTGGTTGCCGGCGTTGGTAGAAAGCCTGGAATGACTCGAATGGATCTGCTCAAGACTAACGCTTCTATAGTTAAAGATGTTTCTTCAAAAATTTCACAATATAATACCCAATCAAATTTGATTGTGGTAACAAATCCTTTAGACCCAATGACATATCTTGCATTAAAAACTACCAAATATCCAAAAAACAAAGTAATGGGGATGGGTGGTATGCTAGATCTTTCTAGATTTGCAAGTTTTATCCACGATTACACAAAAATTTCAAGAGAATCTATTTCTGCCATGGTCATTAGTGAACATGGTGAAAAAATGTTACCGCTTATCAGATTTTCTTCAATCTCGGGAATCCCCTTAACTAATTTTATAAACGAAACACAATCAAAAGAGATTTACGAAAAAACTAAACAAGTAGCTGCCGAAGTGATAAAGCTTAAAGGAGCTACGGTTTATGCTCCAGGGAATGCTGTTTCGATTATGGCTGAAGCCATAGTTAAAGATAAAAAAAGATTGATCCCCTTATCTGCATATTTGGATGGAGAATATGGGGTAAAAGATGTTTGCATAGGAGTTCCAGCAGTAGTGGGCCGGAATGGGATTGAAAAAATTATAGAACTCCCTCTAAACGACTTTGAACGTAAGGAATTTGAACAAGGCGTAAAAAATGTGAGTGAAGCCATATCCATTCTCCCATCATAAATAGTTATGCTTTATGGATTTAAGGGAGCTTTTACTCGATTATAGAAATGATAAGATAAGCATAGACGAGGTAATCGATTCCCTTTCTCTTTTTTCCATAGAACATGTTGAGGACCAAGTTGCACAATTAGATATCAATAGAGCAAACAGGAAGTTTATTCCAGAGATAGTTCTTGCAACACACAAAAAGCCAAGAGATTTGTTACTAATTTTAAATAGGATTCTCCAAAAGAAAGGTTATGTTCTTGTGAGCAAGATTAGGCCCTCAATAGTTAAAAAAGTAGCACATCATTTCGAAAAAATTGGGTATTTAATAGATAGTGGAAGAAACAGTACGTCTATTTTAATCTACAAAGATGAATCTTTTCTACCTCCGGTAAAGGACGGGAAGGTGGGAATAATTTGCGCAGGGACATCTGACATAGGGGTAGCTGAAGAAGCTAGATTGGCAGCACGAGTCATGGGTTGTACGTCATATTCCTCATACGATGTAGGAATTGCCGGTTTTCATCGATTGATAGGTCCACTCAAGGATATAACTAGTAAGAAGGTTGATGCTATCGTAGCTGTAGCAGGAATGGAAGGTGCATTGCCTGCGGTTATAACATCTTTGGTAAAGGTTCCAGTTATCGGAGTCCCAACTTCTTTTGGATACGGATTTGGGGGGAATGGTATAGGGCCGTTGACCTCTATGCTTCAAACATGTTCTTTTGGACTGGCAGTTGTAAACATAGATAATGGAATAGGTGGAGGAATATTTGCAAGTATGATTGCAAATAGAAAAACGTAATCAACAAATTTGAAACTACTTTATGCGCCCTTCCTTTTTGTCAAAATCTAAAAGTTAAAGATGTCAGTCCTAATATAGAAAACATATAGCCATGTATTCTATCATATAAAGTCACTCATTCTGTTTGAACAATATTTCTAGCAGGATAACTTTAAGGGTTTTTCACCTGTCTCAATTGTACATGAGAACATTCTAATCATTTAGTCCTAGTTCTCTTTTTTATTTCTAAATTCTAAAAGAATGAATGATACAAGTAATGCAACTACAATATATTCAACTTTGGTCAAACTAGGAAAGTAAATAAATCCGCTTTATAGATTTAACCTTCATCTATAAAGGACTAGTTCATAGGCATTTATAAAAATATTAAAACGTTTATAAGAGATTCAAAAGAGTTTTCTTGATTGTTAGAAAATAGGGAAAGGAATAGCGAATGTCTTATATTAAAACTCTTAAAAGAATAAGGAACAATAAAACTAATTACAGGAAAAGAAAGGCCGTATTAATTTCCAAACGAAATTTTGTGACCATCAAGGTGAGTAATCAAAACATCCATTGCCAACTTATTCGTCCTGCAATGAAAGGAGATGTGGTATTGACACACGCAGGAAGTAAAGAGCTCGCAAAGTATGGTTGGAAAGGGTCTCTAAATAATTTATCTGCTTGTTTTTTGGTTGGTTTGATTCTTGGAAAAAAAATGGAGGCCAAGAAACTGGATTCGGCAATTTTGTATACAGGCAAGACTTCATTTACAAGTAAAGTAGCAGCCTGTTTAAAAGGAATAGCAGCTGCAGGCATTGACATTCCGCTCTCTGAGGAATCATTACCAGCTGAAGATCGGGTCAACGGCTCTCATCTATCTGAGTATGCGGCCCTTCTGAAGCAGGATAAAGTCAAGTATGAAAAGCAATTCTCAAAATTGATAAAGAATAATTTAGATCCACAGGAATATTCCAAACATTTTGAAGAGATCAAGAGTAATATTTTAGCTGGAAAATTTGATTGAGTGAGTTGGAAATTGACAATGTGTAAAGTTACCGAAAGAATAATAAACAAAAAAATATTGCTTTCTATAAGGTTATGGTGAATTGGGAATGAAAACTTTAACATTTTTTGGTCCGGTTTCAAGCCATAGGTGCAGACAATGAGTAGAATGTCTAGACCCAATGAGGCTGAAGTTGAATGGAAGCCTAGAACTACCTTAGGCATGATGGTCGCAAGTGGAAAGATCAACTCTATGGAACAAATCTTTGAGAATGGCATGAGGATTCAGGAATCAGAGATAGTAAAACACTTGTTACCTGATATTAAAACACAGGTAGTCAGCGTAGAAATAGTACAAAAACAGACAGATGCTGGTGAATTAACGCGATTTAATGCTCTTGTAGCGATTGGAAATGAGTCTGGATGGTTTGGGATCGGAAAGGGTAAAGCCTCTCAAATGAGAAACGCCATAGATAAGGCAACTAATGCTTCTTATCTTAATGTTATTCCAGTAAAACTTGGTTGCGGAAGTTGGGAATGTAGATGTCACCAAGCACACTCTGTACCTTTCAAAGTTCAGGGAAGAGGCGGAAGTGTTAAAATAGAATTGATCCCTGGGCCACGTGGTTTGGGAATAGTGGCTGGTGAAAATATCCGGAATTTATTGAAATTGGCTGGGTTAAAGGATTGTTGGAGTAGATCATACGGTTCTACCAATACTATGTCATCCACGGCTAAAGCAATATTTAACGCCTTGAGGAGTACTTTTGTAACGGGGTAGATTGGGAATGGTATATCTAGTCGTACGAATGAAAGGAACAGTTAATATCCCTAACTGGGCAAGAATTACTTTGGATAATTTACATTTAAATAAGAAATTCCGAGCAACATTGATCCCAGAAAATGAACAAACACTTGGAATGCTCCGAAAAATTAAAGAAATAGTGGCATGGACATCTGTTGAGGAAGGTTTCATCCGTGATTTTATCGAAAAGAAAGGTCGTTATAGTTCTGCAAAGTTGTTGTCCTCCATTAATAAATCTGAGACAACCTCACCTGCCGTACCAAACATAGACCAGGTGG
Coding sequences:
- a CDS encoding acyl-CoA carboxylase subunit beta — translated: MHEEKLKQYYDRKHNAEAGGGQDKVESQHSKGKLTARERINLLLDPNSFTEIDKFVTHRGDDPEVKKYYGDGLVTGYGTINGRRVFIYVYDFTVLGGSLGEMAGKKVSKVMSHALKVGCPIIGILDSGGARIQEGVSSLDGYGDIFHKNALASGVIPQITASIGPCAGGAVYSPSMTDFVIMVENIGQMFVTGPEVVKEVLSQEVTFEELGGARTHATKSGVAHFIAKDEVDCMDKIKTLISFLPQNNREEPMILTDNSDDINRADPNLINILPDNPYQSYDMKEIIKSIVDNGNFFEVHELFAENIVVGFARMGGRSVGIIANQPLFLAGALDIHSSNKAARFVRFCDSFNIPIVTLVDTPGYLPGTDQEHNGIIRHGSKLLYAYCEATVPKITCIIGKAYGGAYIAMGSKNLGTDLNIAWPTAEIAVLGPEAAITIIHRKSLKDSPDAATKKKNLAKEYRNKFANPYIAAERGTIDLVIDPMESRGTIINALNALANKRETRPWKKHGNINL
- a CDS encoding acetyl-CoA carboxylase biotin carboxylase subunit yields the protein MTKQISSILIANRGEIALRIIRACKELDIKSVSIYSDEDVRSIHVKRADAAYHIGPAAPSQSYLNMNKIIDVAISAGVDAIHPGYGFLSENETFAELCEKNNIIFIGPKSVSMDLTGDKMKCKRIMNEAKVPTVPGSDGVIEDVEIAVQIANDAKYPVLLKSAFGGGGRGIRLAKDEKELRQEFEMASAESKAAFGKAALFVEKFLEKIRHIEFQLIRDSHGNTRHLFERECSIQRRHQKLIEMSPSPIMTPEKRNEIGEIAKRAADAVDYLNAGTAEFLCDPDGNFYFIEINSRLQVEHPVTELVTGLDLVKLQISIANGEEIPFEQNDLKLNGCAIECRINAEDPFYDFAPSVGKVPYCNLPYGPGIRVDTYLYPGCTVSGFYDSLTAKLISWGSTFDESRRRMRNALNEFIIEGINTTIPLYKTIMNDKYFISGDLSTDYLDRYSIIQKMKDEQKSINSDLHNRLLPAVGSAILQSEYVKKSNQVQNGSSYNWKFGGLTS
- a CDS encoding acetyl-CoA carboxylase biotin carboxyl carrier protein subunit; protein product: MEIKVEEINQEFKGKIVGFDKDGNLIIEINGSEHLIKIIEMKSDRFEFIFDNTFHETMISESTSTELKLLLDNIPMVLKKHIKLSEIIEKSNRLSGGSNSQNTISSQIPGRVISVATNKGDTVKQGDNIVVLESMKMQVAIKSHRDGTIKELKVKEGQSISRNDVVAILE
- a CDS encoding redoxin domain-containing protein — translated: MSNSTYGKNIEVGDKAPDFELLDTNQEIHKLSDYKDGMTILAFFPAAGSPVCTVEMCNFRDSLNSLKSKNVTVLGISVDSPFANKVFAEHHGLNFPILSDYDRQVIEKYNVVMPSLGKLKDFKVAKRSIFVVDNKNSQIIYKWVTDNPLIEPDYNEIRKATGTFS
- a CDS encoding cysteine desulfurase family protein — its product is MNETSRVYLDNAASTPVDPAVIEAMMPFMVDHFGNPSSLHGSGRKASVAISKARSQVAKLINANPNEIYFTSGGTESNNLALVGYAKMVKRHRPDCNKILISEIEHESILETVSFLEKDLKFNINFIRTTSDGFIDLNSFGNLLSPETCLVSVMLVNNEIGTIQPVQSMINIIKKRQYKTIFHSDGVQALGKIPIDVRQMKLDMLSISSHKINGPKGIGALYIRKGISVEPILYGGGQEMSMRSGTENVYSIVGFGKACEIWKNRLQEANLNIKKLQDYTINRIINEIPESKINGSLQNRVVNNVNFSFKGINGEDLLVKLDEFGIEVSTGSACSSNKKKKESHVLRSLGLPHDEIAGSIRLSLGYQNTKTEMDFAINVLKNVINEFRNLNWSESSQGSDIVTSVP
- the larE gene encoding ATP-dependent sacrificial sulfur transferase LarE, with product MATKSIRSLSISSLEKYERLIDWFKTKNSKVMVALSGGVDSALLALVSRRALGKENILTVTANYKTLADEELQIAKKIAKEIDVDHLMIEYDELENPNFVRNDKMRCFHCRNELADNLLKVAKEKQIGLIVDGSHVDDLQDDRPGMIALRQKGITSPLIEIGLNKTEIRYLAKINNLSIYDKPSNSCLASRIPHGSEVTLIKLGRIENTEYITRKALNLRNIRVRDHGDLARIEVDKEYFAKFVNAEILQQLVISIKKYGFKYVTLDLEGYRSNKDDPPIDLILDTKVST
- the larC gene encoding nickel pincer cofactor biosynthesis protein LarC; amino-acid sequence: MYLTKIAVIDPQICGISGDMFLSSLVDCGANKDKIIKKIRLLEKQFPGATIHDIKFVQTETNGFRATAFLMELEENFSEMEAVEMLRIMTRCCETAELSQRGKRFVLESLNTLIRVESVIHNKQPKDLHLHESASIDTAVDLIGSAVALEDLNLFNDTVFYATRVSVGGGFTEFSHGKMPNPTNAVLEISKDLKIPIIGGPVSSEISTPTGVAILSGLKIRRMQFYPEMTVEKIGYGAGKKRFEKIPNILRICIGLDYKEDLISKDFVTVLETNIDDVSGEILGNLAERLSAPELGVKDFSIVNGLTKKNRPVNILKVICSEQEEKNIARIIFEETGTLGIRRVINERYTLERYSLSVPIIVNGREFMVAVKISKDDQGNIIKVKPEYEDIKKIAIESELGYKKTLDLVNNLIFQKGVIKGSNNDGYKVN
- a CDS encoding malate dehydrogenase, producing MTISIIGSGKVGASIALNCGLRELDPKIYLVDIIEGLPQGEAMDINHQLSVQGLDSYLIGTNDFGVIRNSDIIILVAGVGRKPGMTRMDLLKTNASIVKDVSSKISQYNTQSNLIVVTNPLDPMTYLALKTTKYPKNKVMGMGGMLDLSRFASFIHDYTKISRESISAMVISEHGEKMLPLIRFSSISGIPLTNFINETQSKEIYEKTKQVAAEVIKLKGATVYAPGNAVSIMAEAIVKDKKRLIPLSAYLDGEYGVKDVCIGVPAVVGRNGIEKIIELPLNDFERKEFEQGVKNVSEAISILPS
- the larB gene encoding nickel pincer cofactor biosynthesis protein LarB, coding for MDLRELLLDYRNDKISIDEVIDSLSLFSIEHVEDQVAQLDINRANRKFIPEIVLATHKKPRDLLLILNRILQKKGYVLVSKIRPSIVKKVAHHFEKIGYLIDSGRNSTSILIYKDESFLPPVKDGKVGIICAGTSDIGVAEEARLAARVMGCTSYSSYDVGIAGFHRLIGPLKDITSKKVDAIVAVAGMEGALPAVITSLVKVPVIGVPTSFGYGFGGNGIGPLTSMLQTCSFGLAVVNIDNGIGGGIFASMIANRKT
- a CDS encoding 50S ribosomal protein L18 — encoded protein: MSYIKTLKRIRNNKTNYRKRKAVLISKRNFVTIKVSNQNIHCQLIRPAMKGDVVLTHAGSKELAKYGWKGSLNNLSACFLVGLILGKKMEAKKLDSAILYTGKTSFTSKVAACLKGIAAAGIDIPLSEESLPAEDRVNGSHLSEYAALLKQDKVKYEKQFSKLIKNNLDPQEYSKHFEEIKSNILAGKFD
- a CDS encoding 30S ribosomal protein S5 translates to MSRMSRPNEAEVEWKPRTTLGMMVASGKINSMEQIFENGMRIQESEIVKHLLPDIKTQVVSVEIVQKQTDAGELTRFNALVAIGNESGWFGIGKGKASQMRNAIDKATNASYLNVIPVKLGCGSWECRCHQAHSVPFKVQGRGGSVKIELIPGPRGLGIVAGENIRNLLKLAGLKDCWSRSYGSTNTMSSTAKAIFNALRSTFVTG
- a CDS encoding uL30 family ribosomal protein; translation: MVYLVVRMKGTVNIPNWARITLDNLHLNKKFRATLIPENEQTLGMLRKIKEIVAWTSVEEGFIRDFIEKKGRYSSAKLLSSINKSETTSPAVPNIDQVVSDISKNNTFLSKISGIKPWFALNPPRGGFKKKSKLLSSQNGILGENHELVELVKRMM